A window of Clostridiisalibacter paucivorans DSM 22131 genomic DNA:
TAGAAAACACATTATTAAGTGGGATTATTAAAAAGTTGATAAATCAAAAAATAAAAATAGACCATTCAACATGCATTCAATGTCAAAAATGTATAGACCAATGTCCTGCCAATGCCATGTCAATGAATGACTATATCAAAATAGACCATAAAAAATGTATTCGTTGTTGTTGCTGTCAAGAAATATGTCCCGTAGGTGCAATATCAGTAACCGAGCCTCTAACATTAAAATTATTAAAAAAGATTGGATTTTAAAAGTCAAAAATATAAAAGCTAACAGTTAATGGTTAGTAGTTAGTAGCTTAATGCTGAAATCCATATGCTTTCAACCATCAACTAATAACTACTATCTACTAACTAATAACTACTATCTATGTTCAAATCTTTGTCTTTAATTTCTCTAGCATATCTTGGGTCATCTTAGCTAAATCATATTTAGGATTCCATCCCCATTCATCCCTAGCCATAGTATCATTTAAAGAATTTGGCCATGAATCAGCTATCTTTTGAAGATTTTCATCAACATCGTAATCCATCTGAAAATCAGGTATATGTCTTTTGATCTCATTATATATCTCATTAGGCTCAAAACTCATGGCTGTTACGTTAAAAGCATTTCTATGGGTTAATTTAGCACCATCTGCTTCCATGAGATTTATTATTGCATCTATTGCATCGGGCATATACATCATATCCATATATGTACCTCTTGCTATAGGTGATGTATATCTTTTATTCTTTAATGCCTCATAGTAAATATGTACTGCATAATCTGTAGTTCCACCACCGGGAAGGGTTTTATATGATATTAATCCTGGAAATCTTACTCCTCTAGTATCAACTCCATATTTTTTGAAATAATAATCACATAATAGTTCTCCAGCTACTTTAGTAACACCATACATAGTTTCAGGTCTTTGTAATGTATCTTGGGGAGTATTATCCTTAGGTGTTGATGGCCCAAATGCTGCAATAGAACTGGGAGTAAATACACCACATCCATTTTCTCTGGCTACTTCAAGTATATTGTAAAGACCATTCATATTTACATTCCAAGCTAGTTCTGGCTTTTTTTCTCCTGTAGCAGATAATATAGCTGCTAAATGGACTATCCAATCTACATTATGTTTTTTCGCAGCCTCATATATCTCTTTAGCATTAGTTACATCTACTATTTCAAATGGTCCTGTCTCTGTTACCTCCGTTTTTCTTTTATTTATACCGCTTCCTATAATATTGTTGCTACCATACATATCCCTCAATTTCATAGTAAGCTCAGAGCCTATTTGTCCCAATGCACCGGTAATTAATATTTTTTTCATATTATTCTCTCCCCTTTTGAATCTATTTTTAAAATAAATTAATAATATCTTCTATTTATTATATTCCCCAAAATCAATACTCTATTTATAGAAAGGATAAAAAGGTATTTTTTAAAGATTCAAAAAATTATTTCCCTTGTTTTTAGGATATAACATAATAGTTTATTAATCAAGAGTTTACATCATTTCCAATTTTATCATTTTTTTAATATTTTATTTGACCATATTAAAACCCCCTAAGTCCGTGTCCGGATTTAGGGGGTAACATCAAAACCCCGAGGGTTTTAATATATATTATTTTTCTTCTGGTATCCAGCTATTTACAAGTTCTTCATTTTCATTCATCCACTCTCTAGCCACTTCTATAGGTTCTTTGTCGCTGTCAGCAATCATTCCCATAAGACTTCCCAACTGTTGTGAGTCAAGTTTGAAATTCTTAAAGAATTGAGCTAATTCTGGCCTATCTTCAGATAATCCCTTTCTAGTTATAGTGTGAAGATTTTCAGTTTCACCATATACTGTTTTTGGATCTTCTAAAAATTTAAGATCATATCTTGCAAATTTCCAGTGAGGTTGCCATCCTGTAACAATTATAGGTTCTTCTTTATTTATGGCATCAGCTAATGCAGCTGTCATAACTGGTCCACTTCCTGCCATCAATTCATAATCTAATCCATATTCTTCTATTGCTCTTTCAGTAGCACTCATAATACCTGCTCCTGAATCTATACCTATTATTTTTCCATCAAATTGATCTTTAACTTCATTCATCTCTTCAATGCTATTTATATCTACATACTCTGGTACAACTAATCCTATTCTTGCACCTTCAAAATTGTATCCCAAATCTTCTATTTTGTCGCCAAATTCCTCCATATAACTCTGGTGAGTTATAGGCAACCATCCATCTAGAAATGCATCATAATCTCCTTTAGCCAAAGATGTAAATATTAATCCTGCATCTGCATTTGTTACTGTGACATCATATCCCATTTTATCTTCTAGTATAGCTTCAGCAAGATTAGTCATGGCTATACCTTCAGCCCAATTTACAACTCCTAATTTCACTTCTCCTTTGGCCTCTTCACCAGCACCATTATCTCCTTCATTGTCAGTGCCTTGACCACATCCAGTCAATACAACACTTAATGCCAATACAGCTACTAGTGTAAAAACACCTACCTTTTTAAATCTTTTAAACATACAATAAACCCTCCTAATTTTCTATTTATTTATATTACCCAATGCTTGGGTAATTCTATCTAAAATCATGGCCAATATAACAACTGCTACACCACTTTCAAATCCTAATCCAATTTTATACTGTTGTATACCGTTTAATACCTTTTCACCTAGTCCTCCAGCACCTATCATGGCTGCTATTACAACCATGGACAATGCTAACATTATAGTCTGATTTATACCAGCCAAAATCGTAGGTAATGCTATAGGCAACTGCACCTTGATTAGCATCTGACCAGGTGTTGAACCAAATGATCTTCCTGCCTCTACAACATCAGTAGGTACTTGCCTGATGGCTAAATTAGTCAATCTTACCACTGGAGGCATAGAAAATATAACTGTAGCTACAGAAGCTGGAACTTTACCTAAACTAAAAAACAATACTGCTGGTATTAGATATACAAATGCAGGCATTGTCTGCATAAAATCCAATACAGGTCTCAATAATCTATCAAACTTTTTACTTCTAGAAGCTATAATACCTAGTGGTATACCTATTATCAATGCTACGAAAGCAGAAGTTAAAACTAATGCCAAAGTCTGCATAGTTTCTGACCACAATTCCATTCCATCTATTAACACTAATCCTACTATAGAAAATATAGCCAGTCCCCTACCTGCAAGTCTCCATGCTAACACTGCTATTATTGCTATAAATACTATACTAGGTATAAGTAATAGGCCTTTTTCTATACTCAATATACCAAATTCCATAAATGCCTTTATACCATCAAAAAACGGTTCAAAACTGCTACTTAACCATTCAACAAATGTTTTAAAATACGGTCCTATATGAAATACAAACATCCTATTCCTCCTCTCCCATAATACCTGTAATCAATGAAACTCTAACTATTATTCCCTTTAATCTATTTTTTTCATCAACAACTGCCACAGGATACGCTGCTCCAGCAGACATAGGTAATATGTCAACTATTGGCGTATCAGGAGATACTGTAGGAATATCTGTTATAATACGCTCTTCCAAGCTCCTTTTGCCTTCTTTAACTAATTTAAGAGCATCCTCAATGAGGATAACTCCTCTAAGTACTTTGTCCTTATCTGTTACATATATACTACTTATTTCGGCTTGTTTCATCTCTCTCACTGCCACTCTAGGACCATCCTTATAGTCAATAACTGTTATAGGCTTTTTCATTATTGATTCAGCTGTTATTACCTTTGTCCTGTCTACATCTTGTACAAATTCTCTAACATAATCATTTGCAGGGTCAGTAAGTATTCCTTCTGGTGTGCCTATTTGTACAACCTTTCCATCTTTCATAACAGCAATTCTATCTCCCAGTTTCAATGCCTCATCTAAATCGTGGGTAATAAAAATAATAGTCTTTTTCATTTCCGATTGTAAATCCAATAATTCGTCCTGCATCTCTTTTCTTATCAGAGGATCTAATGCACTAAATGCCTCATCCATTAATAATATATCAGGGTCTGTAGCCAATGCTCTAGCTAATCCTACCCTTTGTTGCATTCCTCCACTTAACTCATCGGGCATACTCTCTTCATATCCCTTCAATCCAACTAACCTTAATGCCTCATATGCCTTCTCCGTTCTAACTTCTGGCTCTACTCCTTGCACTTCTAATCCATATTCCACATTGCTGGCCACAGTCCTATGGGGAAATAGTGCAAAATTTTGGAATACCATCGCAATCTTTTTTCTTCTTACTTCTCTCAATTTTTCATCATTTGCCTTAGCTATATCTTCTCCGTCTATAAATATTTGTCCCCTAGTAGGATTTATCAATCTATTTAAACATCTAATTAAAGTTGACTTACCACTACCAGAAAGCCCCATAACCACAAAAAATTCTCCATCTTCAACATTAAAACTCACATCATTAACTCCTACAGTGTTTCCAGTCTTCTTTAATATTTCATCTTTACTCAGACCTTTATCTATCAATGGAAAAACTTTTTTTGGATTGGAGCCAAATACTTTGTACACATTTTTGACTTCTATCTTACTCATATTTAACCTCCTTTAATTTACCTTATTAAATTTTAAAAAATTCCCTTATATAAATAATTATTCCTTAATCGATGGCTATTTAGACATAATTTCAGATAATTATTAAAAAAGCAAAAAAATAGACACTATATCATCTGTGTCTCATTTAGAATAAACAAGTCATAACTATGTCTATGATTTTATCACAAAATTTATATAGAGTCAAATTTCATGCCAAAATCACCAATTTTTAAAAGAAAAACCATTTAATTTTTTGTAAAAATTAAATGGTTTTTCTTCTAATTTTTCTCTAATTATAGACATTAATTACTGCAATTTGTTTTTATATATTACTAACCTGATATCATTATATGTTATATTTTCTGGTAATTTGTCTTTTATAGGTTTCAACTTTTCTAATCCTATCCTATCTATAATATCTAATATCTTTTTTTCTTTGCCTTCATCTTCAATAAATCTAGACCAATCTAAGTCATAACCTCTTTCTTCACACTTTTTTAAGTGGTTTATTATTGTAGGTTGTGAAAAATTTCTATTATTAGCTATCTCTTCTAAAGACATCCCTTTTAGATAACTTTGATAGGTTAGATCGTATCTATCTTCATTGAAGTCTTCTGTTTTGTTTGATAATTGGGTTTCCTTAATGTTTTCATTTCTAGCATCCTTTACATCTATGTCTTTTTCATTGGCATATGAATTTATTAGATTAATAAAAAGTTTTCCATAATTTTCATATTTTTTATTGCCTACACCATTTATGCTTAACATTTCTTCTTTGTTTTGAGGATAATATGCAGCCATTCCTTTTATAGTAGCATCATGAAATACCATAAAAGGAGGTATCTCCTTATCTTTAGATATACTAGCCCTTAACTCTTTCAGCTTATTAAATAATTCCTTATCATAATCATATATATCTCTTCCTATAGAAACTTCTTCTTTCTTTGAAGTATCCCTTCTTTCTATGAGATGCCTCTTGTGATAAAGTCTAGTTTTCCCCTTTAATATTTCACCTGATTTATTTGTCAATTTTAATACAGGATATTTATCTGCAGTTATCCTAATATACCCCTTAGAAATCATAGACATTATTATTTCTTTTAATCCACTATTACTATAATCCTTCATTATCCCATAAGTAGACACCTTATCAAGACCTGAACCCAATACTTTTTTATTTTTTGAACCCTTAAGTACCTGTATAACAGTAGTTATACCAAACCCTTCATTCAATCTATACATACAAGATAGAACCTTTTGACCTTCCACAGTTATATCTACCATTTCTGAATCATCTAAACAATTACCACAGTTTTCACACCTGTTATTGATAGATTTTTCACCGAAATAATTTAATATATAATTTCTTAGACAGTAATTGGTATTACAATAATCTACTAAATATTGAAGATTCTTATATAGTATCTCTTGTCTTGTTTCAGACATAGTTTCATTCTCGATTATATATTTTTGTTTTACTATATCAGATGCAGAATACATTAATATACAATGACTTCTTTGTCCATCACGACCTGCTCTACCAGCTTCCTGATAATATGCCTCCATATTCTTAGGCATATTATAATGTATTACAAATCTCACATCTGGCTTGTCTATACCCATTCCAAATGCATTGGTAGCTATTATTATTCTTTTTCTATCAAATATAAAATCTTCTTGATTTGTCTGCCTTATATTACTATTCATGCCACCATGATATCCTACGGTTGAAAATCCCTTTTCGTTCAATTTGTCTACTAATGACTCCACCGTTTTTCTTGTAGCACAATATATTATGCCAGATTCCTCTGTATAGTTTTTACTTAAATAGTTTAAAAGATAATTGAATTTATTGCCTGTTTTTACTACTTCATAAAATAGATTAGGTCTGTCAAATCCGGTCATACACTGGACAGGATTTCTTAATTCCAATAATTCTTTTATTTCTTTTACTATCTCTTCAGTAGCAGTGGCAGTAAATGCTGCAACTGAAGGTCTAGGATTAATATCATTAATAAATTTGGGGATTTCCACATAACTTGGTCTAAAATCATGCCCCCATTGACTTATACAATGTGCCTCATCTACAGCAACCAATGACACTTCAATATCTTTAATAAAATTTCTAAATAATACTGTATTTAATCTCTCAGGGGCTATATAAACAAGTTTATATCTTTCATTCTTAATATCTAACATTATCTTATTGATTTCATTATATTCTAAAGAACTATTTATATATGCTGCTGGAATTCCCATTTCCTCAAGCCCATCTACTTGATCCTTCATTAACGATATAAGTGGAGAAATTACCAAAGTAATGCCCTTCAAAAATACACTAGGTAATTGATAACATAGGGATTTACCACCCCCAGTGGGCATTATACCCAATACATCCTTCCTCTCCAATATGCCATTAATCAGCTCTTCTTGACCAGCTTTAAATTCACTATACCCAAAATATTTATTTAATCCACTATAAATATCCATATTAAAACCTCTCTTTAAAACTATATTTTACTCTTCATTTTATATGTTAACATACATTGGCATTTTTAGTAGCATAAATAAAAAAGGAACTACTAAAAATGATTTTTAATAGTCCTTAACATTATTAATCTAGTATTAAATTGTCTATGGGTTTTCCTGGGGGAACTATAGGATATACCCCTTGATCTTTATCTATTACGCACTCTATTAATATAAATTCGTTGGCATCTTTCACTTCTTTTAATACTTCCTTCAATTCTAAAATATTCCTAACCTTATATCCCTTTAAACCATAAGCCTGAACTAATTTCACATAATCCACTTCATTACCAATATCTGTCTCTGAATACCTCTCATTTTGAAATAGTCTTTGCCATTGTCTTACCATACCTAAAGTGCTGTTATTAAATAGTATAGTAGTAATCGGTACATTATATTTTGATATTGTGGCCAACTCATTACAGTTCATTCTAAAACTCCCATCTCCACTTATATGTACCACCGGCACATTGGGTTTTCCTATCTTGGCCCCTATGGCAGCACCTAATCCAAACCCCATAGTTCCCAAACCTCCAGAAGATATAAATGTCCTGGGCTTCTCAAAATTCCAATATTGAGCAGACCACATCTGATGCTGTCCCACATCCGTTATCACTAATGCATCTTCCCCTAGAACTTTCTTAGCTTGTCTAAGTATATTCTTAGGATGGAATGCTCTCTCTGTTATTTTATCATGCTCTTTCCAACTGTTTATTCTATCTATCCAATCAGTTCTATTTTTTTCCTCAACATGGGTTATAAGTCTATTTATAATTTCTTTGAGATCCCCTATAAGAGACACTTCCACATCTTTATTTTTACCTACTTCAGTTACATCTATGTCTATGTGTATTATTTTTGCTCCTGGAGCAAATTTATCCACTTTACCCACTACTCTATCACTAAATCTAGCCCCTAATGCTATTATTAAATCACTATTGGTCACTGCTAAATTAGCCTCTTTAAATCCATGCATACCCACAAGGCCTAAAGATAGAGATTTGTTCCTATCAAATCCTCCCAGTCCCATAAGAGTATTGACCACAGGAATAGAACTTTTGTCTACTAATTTCGCTAAACATTCACTAGCCTCTGAAGTTATTATTCCTCCCCCTCCATATACAATTGGACGTTTAGATTGATTTATTATTTTAGCAGCCTTCTTTATTAATTTTTCCTCTTCATTGTTATGATTCAAATACCTTTCTTTTTTATTCAGTATAACACTATGAAAATCCGTCCTTTTTAGAAATACATCCTTAGGTATATCTATAAGCACTGGTCCTGGTCTTCCCTCTCTAGCTATATAAAATGCTTCATTTACAACGCTTTGAAGCTCATTAATATCATTTACTAAAAAATTATGTTTAGTTATGGGAACTGTTATTCCTGTTATGTCTATTTCTTGAAATGAATCTCGTCCCAATATATTAGTCGGGACCTGGCCTGTGATAATTACTAAAGGTATGGAATCCATATATGCTGTAGCTATGCCAGTTACAGTATTAGTAGCCCCTGGACCGGAAGTAGCAAAACATACCCCTACTTTACCAGTGGCTCTAGCATATCCATCAGCTCCATGAACTGCCCCTTGTTCATGGGCTGTTCTTATATGGGTAAAATACTGTCCCTGATCATAAAGTGCATCATAAAGGGGAATTACTGCACCTCCTGGATAACCAAATATAGTATCTACTCCTTGATTTTTTAAACATTCTAATACTACTTGAGCCCCATTAAGTTCCATCTTTTCACATCCTCCTATTTCTTAATCCACGACATCATCTTCCTTAATTCCTGCCCCACTTCAACTATTGGATGATTTAATTCCCTATTTTTTATTGCATTAAATACGGGTCTATTCATTTCATTTTCCAATAACCACTCTTTAGCAAATCTTCCCTGCTGAATCTCTTTTAATACCTTTTTCATCTCTTCTCTAGTATCTTCAGTAACTATTCTATTACCTACCATATAGTCCCCATATTCAGCAGTATCACTTACACTATATCTCATATTTTCAAATCCACCTTCATACAACAAATCAACTATTAGCTTCATCTCATGGAGACATTCAAAATAGGCTATTTCCTTTTGATATCCTGCATCTACTAAGGTATCAAACCCTGCCTTTATTAACTCTGTTATACCTCCACATAAAACACATTGCTCACCAAAGAGGTCTGTTTCTGTCTCCTCTTTAAATGTAGTTTCAAGTACTCCTGCTCTAGTTGCTCCTATTCCCATGGCATATGCAAGGGCTAAATCCTTAGTATTTCCAGAATAATCCTGATGTACTGCCAGTAAAGCGGGTACACCATTTCCCTGCTCATATACCCTCCTTACTAGATGCCCTGGACCCTTAGGTGCTATCATGAATACGTCCACATTTTTAGGAGGTATTATCTGATTAAAATGTATATTGAATCCATGGGCAAATGCCAATGCCTTTCCTTCAGTTAAATTTTCCTTCACATATTGGCTATAAACCTTTCTTTGGACTTCATCGGGTACAAGCATCATAATTATATCTGATTCCTTAGTTGCTTGATCTACAGTCAATACTTTAAACCCCTTGTCCTCTGCCCTTTTCCATGATTTGCTTCCATTATACAATCCAACAATCACATCTGCACCACTATCTTTTAGATTCAACGCATGGGCATGTCCTTGGCTACCAAACCCTATTACAGCTATTTTTTTATTTTTTAGTAGTTCAAAATTACAGTCCCTATCGTAATATACTTTTGTCATTTTAATCATTCTCCTCTCATTTTTGATGTTTAAGCTTCCCTTGCATCATATACATTTACTAATTTTTTCATCTGATTTATACATTTTTCAGCAGTTAATTCCATATTCTCTTCAAGAATAATGGTTAAATTGGCAAAATTGGCATCTTCTAAATTCTCCATATTTACACCCTTTACTTGAAATCTCTTTCTCTTCAATACCCCTACAACCCTCATAAGTACGTCCAAACCATTATCTACCCTGACACACACCTTTTTATCCATAGATACACCTCCTAAAAATTTAAATAAAAAAGCCCCTCGTTCCTAAGATATATAATCTATATATACCTTAGGGACGAGGGGCATTCTCGCGGTACCACCCTAATTCTTAAGTATAATTTATACTTAAGCAACTTTTTTTCAGGTCGAAGGTTTACCTTGAACCCTATCCATATAACGGTAGATACCGAAATCATCTACTTGACCTAAAGGCCTTTTGAATCATCTGCTCGGGAATGATCATTATATCCTATTTAACACCAACTCTCACCAAATGTTGGCTCTCTGTAGTTAAAGGGAGGACATCATTCTTTCCCTCACTGCATTTACTATTTTTAATATATTGTTTATTATTATACTATCGTAATGATAATAAAGTCAACATTATTTTTAAAATTTTCTTAACTTTTTTATTCAGCCTCTATTACTAATGGTAATTTTTTTATATCCCATGGATCTCTATTGAAACTACTAAAGATATCTATTTCCTCAAAACCAGCCTTTGTAAGTAAAGTTATAATCTCATCTTTTCTTATGGGCAATAGCATAATACTATTTTCTATTTCTCTATTTTCATATTTTATAATAAGATTAGTATTAAATTGTATAAATCCATTGATTAGTTTATATTTCCTCACAAATTTTATTTTATCATTTTCTATTGTTGGTAATCCTTGTAGCTTCTCATTTAATACTTTGTCATAATTAATTATTTGAAACTTAAATTTTCCTTGCCTTTTCAGCAATGATTTTACCTTTTTAAAAAAATTTAATATTTCCTCTTTGCTATTTAAATGTACCAATGTATTTCCAAAACATATAATCTGATTAAATTCAGTATCTGAAAATTTCTCATCTATATCCAACATATCTATGACATAATACGCTAGATTTTCAGTCTCATATCCCTTGGCAATATCTATCATATCTGCATCAATATCTATACCTACAGCCCAGTGTCCATACTCATTTAATCTTCTAGTTAACTCTCCAGTAGAGCATCCAATATCCAATATTATTTGATTTTTTTGTACTCTATCTAAAACAAAATTTACCTTGTCATTCTTTAATGGAAATATATAATCATAATACTTTGAAATACTAGTATAAAAAGACAAAACATCTCCTCCCCACATTATAAACATGTTATTGTTGCATATTTATATTACCCTAAAGTGAAATTATTAATCTTCATTTTTAAAATCAAAAAACTGACTGGGTCTATCCCAATCAGTCATGTAAACTATCTATTTATTATTTGGTGGAGGCGGTGGGAGTTGAACCCACGTCCGAAGATACTTTGCAAAGAGCTTCTCCCAGAACAGTTGTTGTTTTTATATTCGCCGCAAAGAACGCTCAACAACAAGCTTTCTCATTGGCTATCTCCAATTGTTCCACCTAAGGTCGGAGCATCCCTTAAGCAGTTCCCCGCATATAATGGCCCTTACTTTAAAATAGGCGGGACTATTTTAAAGAGGGAGCTGCGTTATATTACGCAGCTAAAGCGTAATTTTCGTCTGCGTTTACATTTAGTGCTTAGCTTTTTTATGTGGTACCAAGCCAACCACATCTGGCTACTCCAAACTCCATATCCCCGTCGAAGCCTTATTCGCCCCCGTATATATTTTAATTATATTTTAAACTCATATGCTTTTTCATCCTAAGTTCAGCATCCCTCTTAGCTATGGATTCCCTTTTATCATATAATTTTTTACCCTTAGCTATAGAAAGGTCTATCTTAACTAACCCTCTTTTGTTTATATATATACTCAAAGGAATAAGCGAATATCCTTGTTGAGTTATATACCCAATTAGTTTATTTATTTCTCTTTTATGAAGTAGTAGCTTTCTCTTTCTTAAAGGATCTTTATTATATATATTACCCTTTTCATAGGGACTTATATGCATATTATATATGAATATTTCTCCCTTTTCTACCATTGCATAACTATCCTTTATATTTACTTTTCCTTGCCTTATGGACTTAACTTCAGTCCCTGCCAAAACTACACCAGTTTCTATAGTGTCCTCTATAAAATAACTATGTCTAGCTTTTTTATTTCTAGCTACTATCTTTTTTTCCCCTTTACCCATATATATCACCAAATCCAGTATTTTTATGTGCAACGTTCATTATAGCAAATATATAGTATTATGTCAATATATATAGTATCACCAAATCAACATCAATTAAAGCAATTGAGCTGAATTTTAAAATCCAGCTCAATCATAAATCTATATCTATTTATTCACTCTATTTTCTGGTTCTTTTCCTGATAAAACTCTTATTACTTCTTCACATGCCCTTCTTCGCAATTCTTCCATTGAATCACTTGTAAAAAATGCTGCGTGGGGCGTAATAATTAAGTTTTCCAATTGAAACAATTTATTATCGGGTTTAAGTGGC
This region includes:
- a CDS encoding L-threonine 3-dehydrogenase — protein: MKKILITGALGQIGSELTMKLRDMYGSNNIIGSGINKRKTEVTETGPFEIVDVTNAKEIYEAAKKHNVDWIVHLAAILSATGEKKPELAWNVNMNGLYNILEVARENGCGVFTPSSIAAFGPSTPKDNTPQDTLQRPETMYGVTKVAGELLCDYYFKKYGVDTRGVRFPGLISYKTLPGGGTTDYAVHIYYEALKNKRYTSPIARGTYMDMMYMPDAIDAIINLMEADGAKLTHRNAFNVTAMSFEPNEIYNEIKRHIPDFQMDYDVDENLQKIADSWPNSLNDTMARDEWGWNPKYDLAKMTQDMLEKLKTKI
- a CDS encoding glycine betaine ABC transporter substrate-binding protein, whose translation is MFKRFKKVGVFTLVAVLALSVVLTGCGQGTDNEGDNGAGEEAKGEVKLGVVNWAEGIAMTNLAEAILEDKMGYDVTVTNADAGLIFTSLAKGDYDAFLDGWLPITHQSYMEEFGDKIEDLGYNFEGARIGLVVPEYVDINSIEEMNEVKDQFDGKIIGIDSGAGIMSATERAIEEYGLDYELMAGSGPVMTAALADAINKEEPIIVTGWQPHWKFARYDLKFLEDPKTVYGETENLHTITRKGLSEDRPELAQFFKNFKLDSQQLGSLMGMIADSDKEPIEVAREWMNENEELVNSWIPEEK
- a CDS encoding ABC transporter permease yields the protein MFVFHIGPYFKTFVEWLSSSFEPFFDGIKAFMEFGILSIEKGLLLIPSIVFIAIIAVLAWRLAGRGLAIFSIVGLVLIDGMELWSETMQTLALVLTSAFVALIIGIPLGIIASRSKKFDRLLRPVLDFMQTMPAFVYLIPAVLFFSLGKVPASVATVIFSMPPVVRLTNLAIRQVPTDVVEAGRSFGSTPGQMLIKVQLPIALPTILAGINQTIMLALSMVVIAAMIGAGGLGEKVLNGIQQYKIGLGFESGVAVVILAMILDRITQALGNINK
- the proV gene encoding glycine betaine/L-proline ABC transporter ATP-binding protein ProV — its product is MSKIEVKNVYKVFGSNPKKVFPLIDKGLSKDEILKKTGNTVGVNDVSFNVEDGEFFVVMGLSGSGKSTLIRCLNRLINPTRGQIFIDGEDIAKANDEKLREVRRKKIAMVFQNFALFPHRTVASNVEYGLEVQGVEPEVRTEKAYEALRLVGLKGYEESMPDELSGGMQQRVGLARALATDPDILLMDEAFSALDPLIRKEMQDELLDLQSEMKKTIIFITHDLDEALKLGDRIAVMKDGKVVQIGTPEGILTDPANDYVREFVQDVDRTKVITAESIMKKPITVIDYKDGPRVAVREMKQAEISSIYVTDKDKVLRGVILIEDALKLVKEGKRSLEERIITDIPTVSPDTPIVDILPMSAGAAYPVAVVDEKNRLKGIIVRVSLITGIMGEEE
- the recQ gene encoding DNA helicase RecQ — translated: MDIYSGLNKYFGYSEFKAGQEELINGILERKDVLGIMPTGGGKSLCYQLPSVFLKGITLVISPLISLMKDQVDGLEEMGIPAAYINSSLEYNEINKIMLDIKNERYKLVYIAPERLNTVLFRNFIKDIEVSLVAVDEAHCISQWGHDFRPSYVEIPKFINDINPRPSVAAFTATATEEIVKEIKELLELRNPVQCMTGFDRPNLFYEVVKTGNKFNYLLNYLSKNYTEESGIIYCATRKTVESLVDKLNEKGFSTVGYHGGMNSNIRQTNQEDFIFDRKRIIIATNAFGMGIDKPDVRFVIHYNMPKNMEAYYQEAGRAGRDGQRSHCILMYSASDIVKQKYIIENETMSETRQEILYKNLQYLVDYCNTNYCLRNYILNYFGEKSINNRCENCGNCLDDSEMVDITVEGQKVLSCMYRLNEGFGITTVIQVLKGSKNKKVLGSGLDKVSTYGIMKDYSNSGLKEIIMSMISKGYIRITADKYPVLKLTNKSGEILKGKTRLYHKRHLIERRDTSKKEEVSIGRDIYDYDKELFNKLKELRASISKDKEIPPFMVFHDATIKGMAAYYPQNKEEMLSINGVGNKKYENYGKLFINLINSYANEKDIDVKDARNENIKETQLSNKTEDFNEDRYDLTYQSYLKGMSLEEIANNRNFSQPTIINHLKKCEERGYDLDWSRFIEDEGKEKKILDIIDRIGLEKLKPIKDKLPENITYNDIRLVIYKNKLQ
- the ilvB gene encoding biosynthetic-type acetolactate synthase large subunit; the encoded protein is MELNGAQVVLECLKNQGVDTIFGYPGGAVIPLYDALYDQGQYFTHIRTAHEQGAVHGADGYARATGKVGVCFATSGPGATNTVTGIATAYMDSIPLVIITGQVPTNILGRDSFQEIDITGITVPITKHNFLVNDINELQSVVNEAFYIAREGRPGPVLIDIPKDVFLKRTDFHSVILNKKERYLNHNNEEEKLIKKAAKIINQSKRPIVYGGGGIITSEASECLAKLVDKSSIPVVNTLMGLGGFDRNKSLSLGLVGMHGFKEANLAVTNSDLIIALGARFSDRVVGKVDKFAPGAKIIHIDIDVTEVGKNKDVEVSLIGDLKEIINRLITHVEEKNRTDWIDRINSWKEHDKITERAFHPKNILRQAKKVLGEDALVITDVGQHQMWSAQYWNFEKPRTFISSGGLGTMGFGLGAAIGAKIGKPNVPVVHISGDGSFRMNCNELATISKYNVPITTILFNNSTLGMVRQWQRLFQNERYSETDIGNEVDYVKLVQAYGLKGYKVRNILELKEVLKEVKDANEFILIECVIDKDQGVYPIVPPGKPIDNLILD
- the ilvC gene encoding ketol-acid reductoisomerase; translated protein: MTKVYYDRDCNFELLKNKKIAVIGFGSQGHAHALNLKDSGADVIVGLYNGSKSWKRAEDKGFKVLTVDQATKESDIIMMLVPDEVQRKVYSQYVKENLTEGKALAFAHGFNIHFNQIIPPKNVDVFMIAPKGPGHLVRRVYEQGNGVPALLAVHQDYSGNTKDLALAYAMGIGATRAGVLETTFKEETETDLFGEQCVLCGGITELIKAGFDTLVDAGYQKEIAYFECLHEMKLIVDLLYEGGFENMRYSVSDTAEYGDYMVGNRIVTEDTREEMKKVLKEIQQGRFAKEWLLENEMNRPVFNAIKNRELNHPIVEVGQELRKMMSWIKK
- a CDS encoding ACT domain-containing protein, translating into MDKKVCVRVDNGLDVLMRVVGVLKRKRFQVKGVNMENLEDANFANLTIILEENMELTAEKCINQMKKLVNVYDAREA